A region from the Xiphias gladius isolate SHS-SW01 ecotype Sanya breed wild chromosome 20, ASM1685928v1, whole genome shotgun sequence genome encodes:
- the spp1 gene encoding osteopontin isoform X2 has product MRPVSYILSHPSLFYRCNISYTVTPNCDTMKVAVVFILLFATVLCRPARKVSDSSSESSEEVVKQSEVPAIKTQEGEASVQAAAEVTSDSADPASTSTPDTVTVTSDSEDSDDSDDDEDESEESESEEEDEDDESSDNSESGEASTPAPTTVSPVVVTEESVSETTAGPIVPTIVTDEETARGDNLGGYPSDYKSIVYVEDKSYHKIPAPYKSYEFIITGKKMAVDMIDGNEVEKSPKVYKALQVHSDILEEDTSTPEMENQGLDASSGTSHDQDLSPRQASLPEEQESASTGEVSTSDTTSSDSESSSAPQEEEEEDQSASTTSASASASTSQESEDEESQSSEEATATPGASDSDSDESDSSESDSDEGAGPDTTTDIPVVITAK; this is encoded by the exons ACACCAAACTGTGACACAATGAAAGTGGCTGTTGTATTCATTCTGCTCTTCGCCACAGTTCTCTGCCGACCG GCGAGAAAAGTTTCTGACAGCAGTTCAGAGAGCTCTGAAGAAGTG GTGAAACAATCAGAAGTTCCAGCCATCAAGACACAGGAGGGAGAAGCATCCGTACAG GCGGCAGCAGAGGTCACATCTGACAGCGCAGACCCAGCCTCAACCTCAACCCCAGATACAGTCACTGTCACCAGTGACAGCGAGGACAGTGACGACAGCGATGACGATGAGGATGAATCAGAGGAAAGT GAaagtgaagaggaggatgaggacgaTGAATCCAGCGACAACTCGGAGTCGGGCGAGGCCTCCACCCCGGCTCCAACGACTGTCAGCCCCGTGGTCGTCACAGAGGAGTCCGTCAGTGAAACCACTGCAGGTCCCATCGTGCCCACCATTGTCACCGACGAGGAAACAGCCCGAGGCGACAACTTGGGAGGCTACCCCAGTGACTACAAATCCATCGTCTACGTGGAGGACAAATCCTACCATAAGATTCCTGCTCCCTACAAGTCCTATGAGTTTATCAtcacaggaaagaaaatggCCGTCGACATGATTGATGGCAACGAGGTGGAGAAGTCACCAAAGGTGTACAAG GCTCTTCAGGTCCACTCTGACATTCTGGAGGAGGACACCAGCACACCTGAGATGGAGAACCAGGGCCTGGATGCCTCCTCCGGCACCTCTCATGACCAGGACCTCAGCCCCCGCCAGGCCTCCCTtccagaggagcaggagagcgCTAGCACCGGCGAAGTGAGCACCAGCGACACCACGAGCAGCGACAGTGAAAGCTCCAGTGCCccacaggaagaggaggaggaggaccagaGCGCCAGCACCACAAGCGCCAGCGCCAGCGCCAGCACCAGCCAGGAGTCCGAGGACGAGGAGAGTCAGAGCAGTGAGGAGGCCACGGCTACACCCGGAGCCTCCGACAGTGACTCAGATGAGAGTGACAGCAGTGAGAGTGATTCAGATGAGGGGGCGGGACCTGACACCACCACTGACATCCCAGTGGTCATCACTGCCAAATAA
- the spp1 gene encoding osteopontin isoform X1, with protein sequence MRPVSYILSHPSLFYRCNISYTVTPNCDTMKVAVVFILLFATVLCRPARKVSDSSSESSEEVVKQSEVPAIKTQEGEASVQAAAEVTSDSADPASTSTPDTVTVTSDSEDSDDSDDDEDESEESESEEEDEDDESSDNSESGEASTPAPTTVSPVVVTEESVSETTAGPIVPTIVTDEETARGDNLGGYPSDYKSIVYVEDKSYHKIPAPYKSYEFIITGKKMAVDMIDGNEVEKSPKVYKVQALQVHSDILEEDTSTPEMENQGLDASSGTSHDQDLSPRQASLPEEQESASTGEVSTSDTTSSDSESSSAPQEEEEEDQSASTTSASASASTSQESEDEESQSSEEATATPGASDSDSDESDSSESDSDEGAGPDTTTDIPVVITAK encoded by the exons ACACCAAACTGTGACACAATGAAAGTGGCTGTTGTATTCATTCTGCTCTTCGCCACAGTTCTCTGCCGACCG GCGAGAAAAGTTTCTGACAGCAGTTCAGAGAGCTCTGAAGAAGTG GTGAAACAATCAGAAGTTCCAGCCATCAAGACACAGGAGGGAGAAGCATCCGTACAG GCGGCAGCAGAGGTCACATCTGACAGCGCAGACCCAGCCTCAACCTCAACCCCAGATACAGTCACTGTCACCAGTGACAGCGAGGACAGTGACGACAGCGATGACGATGAGGATGAATCAGAGGAAAGT GAaagtgaagaggaggatgaggacgaTGAATCCAGCGACAACTCGGAGTCGGGCGAGGCCTCCACCCCGGCTCCAACGACTGTCAGCCCCGTGGTCGTCACAGAGGAGTCCGTCAGTGAAACCACTGCAGGTCCCATCGTGCCCACCATTGTCACCGACGAGGAAACAGCCCGAGGCGACAACTTGGGAGGCTACCCCAGTGACTACAAATCCATCGTCTACGTGGAGGACAAATCCTACCATAAGATTCCTGCTCCCTACAAGTCCTATGAGTTTATCAtcacaggaaagaaaatggCCGTCGACATGATTGATGGCAACGAGGTGGAGAAGTCACCAAAGGTGTACAAGGTACAG GCTCTTCAGGTCCACTCTGACATTCTGGAGGAGGACACCAGCACACCTGAGATGGAGAACCAGGGCCTGGATGCCTCCTCCGGCACCTCTCATGACCAGGACCTCAGCCCCCGCCAGGCCTCCCTtccagaggagcaggagagcgCTAGCACCGGCGAAGTGAGCACCAGCGACACCACGAGCAGCGACAGTGAAAGCTCCAGTGCCccacaggaagaggaggaggaggaccagaGCGCCAGCACCACAAGCGCCAGCGCCAGCGCCAGCACCAGCCAGGAGTCCGAGGACGAGGAGAGTCAGAGCAGTGAGGAGGCCACGGCTACACCCGGAGCCTCCGACAGTGACTCAGATGAGAGTGACAGCAGTGAGAGTGATTCAGATGAGGGGGCGGGACCTGACACCACCACTGACATCCCAGTGGTCATCACTGCCAAATAA
- the spp1 gene encoding osteopontin isoform X3 yields the protein MKVAVVFILLFATVLCRPARKVSDSSSESSEEVVKQSEVPAIKTQEGEASVQAAAEVTSDSADPASTSTPDTVTVTSDSEDSDDSDDDEDESEESESEEEDEDDESSDNSESGEASTPAPTTVSPVVVTEESVSETTAGPIVPTIVTDEETARGDNLGGYPSDYKSIVYVEDKSYHKIPAPYKSYEFIITGKKMAVDMIDGNEVEKSPKVYKVQALQVHSDILEEDTSTPEMENQGLDASSGTSHDQDLSPRQASLPEEQESASTGEVSTSDTTSSDSESSSAPQEEEEEDQSASTTSASASASTSQESEDEESQSSEEATATPGASDSDSDESDSSESDSDEGAGPDTTTDIPVVITAK from the exons ATGAAAGTGGCTGTTGTATTCATTCTGCTCTTCGCCACAGTTCTCTGCCGACCG GCGAGAAAAGTTTCTGACAGCAGTTCAGAGAGCTCTGAAGAAGTG GTGAAACAATCAGAAGTTCCAGCCATCAAGACACAGGAGGGAGAAGCATCCGTACAG GCGGCAGCAGAGGTCACATCTGACAGCGCAGACCCAGCCTCAACCTCAACCCCAGATACAGTCACTGTCACCAGTGACAGCGAGGACAGTGACGACAGCGATGACGATGAGGATGAATCAGAGGAAAGT GAaagtgaagaggaggatgaggacgaTGAATCCAGCGACAACTCGGAGTCGGGCGAGGCCTCCACCCCGGCTCCAACGACTGTCAGCCCCGTGGTCGTCACAGAGGAGTCCGTCAGTGAAACCACTGCAGGTCCCATCGTGCCCACCATTGTCACCGACGAGGAAACAGCCCGAGGCGACAACTTGGGAGGCTACCCCAGTGACTACAAATCCATCGTCTACGTGGAGGACAAATCCTACCATAAGATTCCTGCTCCCTACAAGTCCTATGAGTTTATCAtcacaggaaagaaaatggCCGTCGACATGATTGATGGCAACGAGGTGGAGAAGTCACCAAAGGTGTACAAGGTACAG GCTCTTCAGGTCCACTCTGACATTCTGGAGGAGGACACCAGCACACCTGAGATGGAGAACCAGGGCCTGGATGCCTCCTCCGGCACCTCTCATGACCAGGACCTCAGCCCCCGCCAGGCCTCCCTtccagaggagcaggagagcgCTAGCACCGGCGAAGTGAGCACCAGCGACACCACGAGCAGCGACAGTGAAAGCTCCAGTGCCccacaggaagaggaggaggaggaccagaGCGCCAGCACCACAAGCGCCAGCGCCAGCGCCAGCACCAGCCAGGAGTCCGAGGACGAGGAGAGTCAGAGCAGTGAGGAGGCCACGGCTACACCCGGAGCCTCCGACAGTGACTCAGATGAGAGTGACAGCAGTGAGAGTGATTCAGATGAGGGGGCGGGACCTGACACCACCACTGACATCCCAGTGGTCATCACTGCCAAATAA